In one Emcibacter nanhaiensis genomic region, the following are encoded:
- the amt gene encoding ammonium transporter — protein sequence MTNVFRRLIYLFLSFSAMLFPAAALAEPAQRFALQSDLDHVWTMTAAGLVFMMQAGFLLLESGMVRAKNSINVAQKNITDFILSTLVFGAVGFMIMFGSSVGGLFGFELDLLMFDRVSDWTFTFFVFQVVFCGTAVTVLSGAVAERMKMDVFMMMAVFIGAFVYPVYGHWAWGNLLDPANEPLLGAMGFIDFAGSSVVHSIGGWAALAAVILVGPRIGKFDAEGNPQRIHGHNAILSTLGAMIIWVGWIGFNGGSTTAGTSAFAHIIMNTVVAGAIGGLVQMVLGRYIEGIYRPFRTINGVLAGLVGITAGCDAVSTWGALAIGASSSLVCFYGAKMLVYRFKLDDVVGAISVHAFAGAWGTVMVGVFAMPDKLAAADRFEQIGVQSLGVVLCFVWAFGTSYVFLRVLKMVLSSHQNPNGLRVPPAHELEGLNASEHGATLGTGVLQRAMCELADGNADLTRRVQIEPGDEAGELGEIFNRVMDTIEENERKMRSLEKEKEANQAKTAFIAKMSHELRTPLNAIIGFSDILRGKAAQTVKPETVHEYAEDINSSGRHLLEIINDILDLSKIEAGKYVLHLEEVWVDEIAEQALRLIREAANDKNLTVSCQIDRNFPSLRLDERLMKQIMTNLLSNAIKFTPEGGKVSVIHKVLPTGGVRIVVADTGIGMAEKDIAKALEPFGQVESYLTRQHQGTGLGLPLVNAFVELQGGTLLIESEPGTGTEISIIFPQSLVFDETLSADTA from the coding sequence ATGACTAATGTGTTCAGGCGTTTAATTTATTTGTTCCTTTCATTCAGCGCCATGCTGTTTCCCGCCGCCGCCCTGGCTGAACCGGCGCAGCGTTTTGCCCTGCAAAGTGATCTCGACCATGTCTGGACCATGACGGCCGCGGGCCTGGTGTTCATGATGCAGGCCGGATTTTTGCTGCTGGAAAGCGGCATGGTGCGGGCCAAAAACTCGATCAACGTGGCCCAGAAGAATATCACCGACTTTATTCTCTCGACCCTGGTGTTCGGTGCCGTTGGATTCATGATCATGTTCGGCTCATCCGTCGGCGGTCTGTTCGGCTTCGAGCTGGATTTGTTGATGTTTGACCGGGTCAGTGACTGGACCTTTACCTTTTTTGTTTTCCAGGTCGTGTTCTGCGGAACCGCTGTGACGGTGCTGTCCGGCGCGGTGGCAGAGCGCATGAAGATGGACGTTTTCATGATGATGGCGGTGTTCATCGGCGCCTTTGTCTATCCGGTTTACGGCCACTGGGCCTGGGGCAACCTGCTGGATCCGGCCAACGAACCTCTTCTGGGGGCCATGGGTTTCATCGATTTTGCCGGCTCTTCCGTGGTGCATTCCATCGGCGGGTGGGCGGCGCTTGCTGCCGTTATTCTGGTGGGGCCGCGGATCGGCAAGTTTGATGCTGAGGGAAATCCTCAACGGATCCACGGGCACAATGCCATTCTTTCCACCCTGGGAGCGATGATCATCTGGGTCGGCTGGATCGGTTTTAACGGCGGATCGACCACCGCCGGTACGTCTGCATTCGCCCATATTATCATGAATACTGTTGTCGCCGGCGCTATTGGCGGCCTGGTGCAGATGGTGCTGGGAAGATATATTGAAGGTATCTACCGTCCGTTCAGGACCATTAACGGCGTTCTGGCCGGACTGGTCGGAATTACGGCGGGCTGCGATGCGGTGTCCACCTGGGGGGCGCTGGCGATCGGCGCCAGCAGCAGCCTGGTATGCTTTTACGGCGCAAAGATGCTGGTCTACCGGTTCAAACTGGACGATGTGGTCGGCGCCATATCCGTGCACGCTTTTGCCGGGGCCTGGGGCACTGTTATGGTGGGGGTGTTCGCCATGCCTGACAAACTTGCAGCAGCTGACCGTTTCGAGCAGATCGGTGTCCAGTCCCTGGGGGTGGTGCTTTGCTTTGTCTGGGCGTTCGGGACAAGTTATGTTTTCCTGCGTGTTCTGAAAATGGTGCTTTCCAGCCATCAGAATCCCAACGGCCTGCGGGTTCCTCCGGCCCATGAACTGGAGGGCCTGAACGCCTCCGAGCACGGGGCGACGCTCGGCACCGGGGTCCTGCAAAGGGCCATGTGCGAACTGGCGGACGGCAATGCGGACCTGACCCGCCGGGTGCAGATCGAACCCGGCGACGAGGCCGGGGAGCTTGGTGAGATTTTCAACCGGGTGATGGATACCATCGAAGAAAACGAGCGTAAAATGCGTTCCCTGGAGAAGGAAAAGGAAGCCAACCAGGCCAAGACGGCCTTCATTGCCAAAATGTCCCATGAATTGCGCACACCGTTGAATGCGATCATCGGATTTTCTGACATTCTCCGGGGCAAGGCCGCCCAGACCGTCAAACCGGAAACCGTGCATGAATATGCCGAGGATATCAATTCAAGCGGCCGGCACCTTCTGGAAATCATCAATGATATTCTTGACCTGTCAAAGATCGAGGCCGGAAAATATGTGCTTCACCTGGAGGAGGTCTGGGTGGATGAAATCGCCGAGCAGGCCCTGCGTCTGATCCGTGAGGCGGCAAATGACAAGAATCTCACAGTCTCGTGCCAGATTGACCGCAATTTCCCGTCCCTCAGGCTGGACGAGAGGCTGATGAAGCAGATCATGACCAACCTGCTGTCCAATGCGATCAAGTTCACGCCGGAAGGCGGCAAGGTGAGCGTAATTCACAAGGTGTTGCCGACCGGCGGTGTGCGCATTGTTGTCGCAGACACCGGCATTGGCATGGCGGAGAAAGATATTGCCAAGGCGCTGGAACCCTTTGGCCAGGTGGAATCCTACCTGACGCGCCAGCACCAGGGGACCGGACTTGGCCTGCCGTTGGTGAATGCCTTTGTGGAACTGCAGGGCGGCACCCTTCTGATCGAAAGTGAACCTGGCACGGGAACCGAAATTTCCATCATTTTCCCGCAGTCTCTTGTCTTTGACGAGACACTTTCCGCCGATACAGCCTGA